From one Grus americana isolate bGruAme1 chromosome 27 unlocalized genomic scaffold, bGruAme1.mat SUPER_27_unloc_2, whole genome shotgun sequence genomic stretch:
- the LOC129200091 gene encoding olfactory receptor 14C36-like yields MSNSSSITEFLLLAFTDTRELQLLHFWLFLGIYLAALLANGLIITAIACDHHLHTPMYFFLLNLSLLDLGSISTTVPKAMANSLWDTRTISYAGCAAQVFLIVFLLGAEYALLTVMAYDRYIAICQPLHYGTLLGSRACVHMAAAAWGSGFLYAVLHMANTFSIPLCQGNALDQFFCEIPQILKLSCLDSYLREVAIITFSTFLFLGCFVFIVLSYVQIFRAVLRIPSEQGRHKAFSMCLPHLAVVSLFISTAIFAYLKPPSISSPSLDLVVAVLYSVVPPAVNPLIYSMRNQEIKDALWKLFEYNLLQINKVPIIPVGLPLYLRKSQD; encoded by the coding sequence atgtccaacagcagctccatcactgagttcctcctcctggcattcacagacacacgggagctgcagctcttgcacttctggctcttcctgggcatctacctggctgctctcctggccaatggcctcatcatcactgccatagcctgcgaccaccacctccacacccccatgtacttcttcctcctcaacctctccctcctcgacctgggatccatctccaccactgttcccaaagccatggccaattccctctgggacaccaggaccatctcctatgcaggatgtgctgctcaagtctttctgattgtcttcctgcttggagctgagtacgcccttctcactgtcatggcctacgaccgctacattgccatctgccaacccctgcactacgggaccctcctgggcagcagagcttgtgtccacatggcagcagctgcctggggcagtgggtttctctatgctgtgctgcacatggccaatacattttctataccactctgccagggcaatgccctggaccagttcttctgtgaaatcccccagatcctcaagctctcctgcttggactcctacctcagggaagttgcaATTATTACTTTTAgtacttttctatttttgggttgttttgttttcattgtgctgtcctatgtgcagatcttcagggctgtgctgaggatcccctctgagcagggacggcacaaagccttttccatgtgcctccctcacctggccgtggtctccctgtttatcagcactgccatatttgcctacctgaaacccccctccatttcctccccatccctggacctggtggtggcagttctgtactcggtggtgcctccagcagtgaaccccctcatctacagcatgaggaaccaggaaatCAAAGATGCCCTGTGGAAACTATTTGAATACAATCTACTTCAGATTAATAAGGTGCCCATTATCCCAGTAGGGCTCCCTTTGTATCTCAGGAAGAGCCAGGACTAA